Below is a genomic region from Thalassophryne amazonica chromosome 3, fThaAma1.1, whole genome shotgun sequence.
ttttgaggagttgatgaataaagaaaatgagcaagagaaaaggctggatgatgtggtgagagtaaatcaggaagtacaagagattaacgaggaagaagtgagggctgctatgaagaggatgaagagtggaaaggcagtcggtccagatgacattccagtggaggcatggaaatgtctaggagagatggcagtagagtttctaaccagattgtttaataaaatcttggaaagtgagagcatgcctgaggagtggagacgaagtgtgctggttcctgttttcaagaacaagggtgatgtgcagagctgcagtaactacagaggcataaagctgatcagccacagcatgaagttatgggaaagagtagtagaagctaggcttagaaaacaggtgaagatctgtgagcactacagatgcaatgtttgctctgagaatactgttggaaaagtacagagaaggacagaaagagttacattgtgtgtttgtggacttagaaaaagcttatgatagggtgccaagagaagagttgtggtattgtatgaggaagtctggagtggcagagaagtatgttagggtagtgcaggacatgtacaagaatagtgtgacagcggtgagatacgcagtcggaatgacagactcattcaaggtggaagtgggattacaccaaggatcagctctgagtcctttcttgtttgcagtggtgatggacaggttgacggatgagatcagacaggagtccccatggactatgatgtttgcagatgacattgtgatctgtagtgagagtagagagcaagttgagtctagtctggagaggtggagatatgctttggagagaaggggaatgaaagtcagtagaagcaagactgagtacatgtgtgtgaatgagagggagcacagtggaatagtgcagttacaaggagtagaagtggtgaaagtagatgagtttaaatatttggggtcaactgttcaaagtaatggagagtgtggtagagaggtgaagaagagagtgcaggcagggtgcagtgggtggagaaaggtggcaggagtgatttgtgaccgaagaatatcagcaagggtgaaggggaaagtttacaaaacagtagtgagaccagctatgttgtatggtttagagacagtggcactaacaaaaagacaggaggtagagctggaggtggcagagctgaagatgttgagattctctttgggagtgacaagaatggacaagattaggaatgaacatatcagagggacagctcaggtgcgatggtttggagacaaagtcagagaggcgagattgagatggtttggacatgtgcagaggagggacccagggtatatagggaaaaggatgctgaggatggagccaccaggcaggaggagaagagggagaccaaagaggaggttcatggatgtgctgagagaggacatgcaggtggttggtgtgacagaggaagatacagaggacagggtgagatggaaacgattgatctgctgtggcgacccctaacgggaacagccgaaagacaaagaagaagaagaagttaatTATTATGAACTTGCAATGAATGTAAATGGCTTATGCGAAAGAAATACCTTGTAAATACTTTCCTatgtatttttaccttttgttttCTACCTTTTATATGTATGTTACTGGACACTGTTGTGAAATGTTCAAATGTGCTTATCTCCCAACGAAAGTTTTGTACAttacattgtaaaaaaaataaaatcatgaagTTTATTGTTGTAACAGCTGTGGTCGTCGCACTTTGGTgctcaacagagtccaaaatagcCCCAGCTAAGGTTCAGGTGTACAGCCGTTACCCCGGAAAGTTTGGGCAGGCCAACATCCTGATGTGTTATGTGTCCGGGTTCCACCCACCGAACATCCAGATCCAGCTGCTGAGGACGGCGAGGAAATCCCCAACGCCGTGCAGACCGACCTGTCCTTCagggagggctggtactttcatCTGATGAAGAATGTGGCCTTCAGGCCCATGAAGGACGAGGTGTATCTATGCCGGGCCACTCATCACGGCCTGCCCAAAGACTATGCCTggcaaataaacatgtaactcagtATGGACTCGGTTTTGATGATATCACATCTGTTGACCTCTTTGATCACAGCCATCTGATGATTTGGGAATTCTTTTGGTTTATTTTTTCCCACATTGACCATAACAATCAGTTTTTATCACACCTTCTGGGGTTAGCAGTGTGTGGATGCGTTTATTGAACATCTCAGTTTTTCTCCGAATTATTCTTTACTATAGGTCTGTTTTTTTAAGCTCTATGTGTATTTTAATTGCATATGAAAATTTTCCTCCTTTTGGGTTACAAGATTTTAACATAAATAGATTAACTTAATGTGAGGTACATGTGTGAAAAATGAATGACAGTTATGGAAAAGTACAATTAAACTCAAGGTGTCTGTTTTACACATTAATCGTCAATAAATTCAAATGGATGAGAAACGGTTTGTTAAATTATGCATCATATTAAGTGTATTAGTTTGCTTTTCTTAAAACTTGAATCCAAATGGATAGAAAACTTAAATGTAATCAAAATGCATACAGCTTAAATATTACATGATATTTTTTTGAGTGATTTAAATAGGAAATTGTTTATATTTTTTCTAAACATTTTTTCCTATTAACTTAAAGCAGTGATATCCTGATTGACAGCAAAATAAGAACTGCATAAGATCTTTGGGGCAAGAGTACTGTGGGTGTGTCTCAAAGGCACGACCTTCTATGGGCGTGTCTGTCAGAGAGGAGACAGGTGTCTGTGGGCGTGTCTGTCAGAGAGCAGGCAGGTGTCTGTGGGCGTGTCTGTCAGAGAGCAGGCAGGTGTCTGTGGGCGTGTCTGTCAGAGAGGAGACAGGTGTCTGTGGGAGTGTCTGTCAGAGAGGAGACAGGTGTCTGTGGGCGTGTCTGTCAGAGAGCAGGCAGGTGTCTGTGGGCGTGTCTGTCAGAGAGGAGACAGGTGTCTGTGGGAGTGTCTGTCAGAGAGGAGACAGGTGTCTGTGGGCGTGTCTGTCAGAGAGCAGGCAGGTGTCTGTGGGCGTGTCTGTCAGAGAGCAGGCAGGTGTCTGTGGGCGTGTCTGTCAGAGAGGAGACAGGTGTCTGTGGGAGTGTCTGTCAGAGAGCAGGCAGGGGTTTGTGGGCGTCTCCTCAAAATAGATGGCCTTCTATGGGTGTGTCCCAGTAGGCAGATTGACATGCATTTGTCACAGACGTCTAAAACGAGCtgtttgtagtgtacttttatttttctgttttctacGGCTACCTTGAGAAAGTTTGAAATCAAACACTAAACGTGTTTaacaaaaaagataaaacagCTTTTGTCTAATATGATTGCAATTGCTGAACCAAGTGGTTGTTCTTTTAAATGTGAAATTGTGGATTTATTCAGTTAAATAAATTTCTGTTAAAAAAAGAGCTCTGTGAAGCTGACCTCCATCCACGTGCTTCGTTTGTGCAGATTtgtgccgttaaaattttcatttgtgctcctatggtttttgagatattaaaaattattttttagGTCATTCAAAGGTCACCATCCCCCCAGCTTGCTCCAAAATGAACCAAACTGGTCTATATTTTTAGTGCTCCGTTTGTGCTGATTTGTGCCGTTAAACTTTTCGTTTGTGATGCTTTAGTTTCTGACATATTAGCAGTTTTATTTTTGAGTGATGACGTCATTAGTTTGGGGgaaatgatggtctagtggttaaggcattgggcttgagaccagaagatccttggttcaaatcccagcctgactggaaaatcactaagagcccttgggcaaggtccttaatcccctagtttctctgtgtgtatatggcagcaccctcacatcagggtgaatgtgaggcattatttgtaaagcgctttgagtgttaataatatgcagtccatttatttagtttctgagatattaaaGATAATTTTTAAGGTCATTCAGAGGTCACCATCCCCCATCTTGCTCCAAAGTGAACCAGACTGGTCTATTTTTTTAGTGCTTCGTTTGTGCAGATTTGTGCTGTTAAAATTATTGTTTGTGCTGTTTTagtgtgtttgcttggatttttttttacatggatGGGGGTGGTCAGCTTCACAGAGCTGTACTAAAGTCTTAAAACGCCAAATCCccttataaattaaaataattccGTCATCTTCTCCTCTCAAGGGCTCACTTAAAAGTCTACAATTATCATTATTTTCTGATATTATATTACAAATGTATATATCAAATAAGGTTTAAAGATTTATGATTGCCACCTTGGATTTTTGAAAATGGAAACCTTCGAAAAATAACTTTTCACTTTTTGGACTTCTGGTTAAGCTGATCTGACACCATAAATAATGAGTAGGACAGACATCCTTCTGtaaaataattgtaataatttCAGGAATATAGTTTTAAAATCAATGTACGGCCGGTgcagagtagaggtgggcggatcgatcctaatatcgataatattgataccaacgctggtattgatattgaatgagcctcgtgtaaaaagatcgatactcaagctttttttctctcccgcacttgctgactgctgcgcacgcagattcatcaaagtctactctccgtCTGTaaaagcagtgctgcgctgtgtcacacaacaaggATCAGCGCACCCTCTCCACtccggtcttttgttgttgcaccgtcacgtggctcagcggcgccagccaacagccatgcaggtaggctcagcctggcacacccactcagcgctctcctcgagtcagccctctatctcaggagattttgttttaagttgtgttgagttatagtgttttaaacaaaaatgttgattgtgataataaagtattttgttgtcacatacaatgtttggcaaaattctatcctaggtcttttggatcctttggatctctctctctctctctcatcttcaaccgcttagtccaattaagggtcgcggggggctggagccaatcccagcagtcatagagcatgaggcagggtacacccaggacaggatgccagtctgttgcagggccacaaacagacaaacaaacagacacacccacacgcacacctacggacaatttaaagattccaatccacctaacccgcatgtttttggatgtgggaggaaaccggagcacctggaggaaacc
It encodes:
- the LOC117506767 gene encoding LOW QUALITY PROTEIN: beta-2-microglobulin-like (The sequence of the model RefSeq protein was modified relative to this genomic sequence to represent the inferred CDS: inserted 1 base in 1 codon) is translated as MKFIVVTAVVVALWCSTESKIAPAKVQVYSRYPGKFGQANILMCYVSGFHPPNIQIQLLXDGEEIPNAVQTDLSFREGWYFHLMKNVAFRPMKDEVYLCRATHHGLPKDYAWQINM